The DNA window GTAGTCAAGGGAATTTGATGTGTGTAAGATGTTTACCTGTCCTAACCAGGAAAACACCACATATTATTAGAATATCAAATCATTTTGTATTTATCATTAAAAGTTGCTGTTAATAATACATAactttttttacactttataattaaacaaattagttTTTGATTCCCTTTAAACTGAATTATTACAGATTAGTAAACagataaaattaaaacataatatatcATTAGTTTTTTAATGATAATTTTCTTGCAATGGAATCCGAATTAGAAATATAAATGTAGGCCTGagaaatagacaaataaatgacTTGAAGGATTAATTAGATGCCTCTCTGAGGGTCTTGTTGAATGTTTCTGTTTTCaaagacttatttttttaaaccacttactttataatttttaaatcgatctcttaatattttttgataaaataatgcatttcctttttttattcttGAGGCATTGTAAATCATTTTAAGCTAGTAAGTCAaaggaataaatataaatatactttcagagggtttttttctgttcgACTGACATACATCAGTTTTCTCTTGGTGAATTACAGTCCTTGACAACATGAATCATCAAGCAAGTATTGAGGAATATGCCTTGGCAGAACAGATAAAAAAAGAGAAGCATTTCAATAATTCTAACcatataaaatagttttaaaaaatacatttaaaaacatatatttagatACCATCAATTATACTTTTAAATAATGCATCATTATTATTTCCTTGGCTTATGTGTTCAATCCTTTAAAATGGTTGTGTTTGAGGCTATAGAAGTGTTTCCATCCTCTGATATTTTGTGGATCACATGAATTCTTTGCCCTGCCTTAGTTAGGTCAGCTGAATCATTCTCTGCTCCTACACCATGAGTGGGGTCTGAGCTGCTATTTTGCTGTCAGGCTCCAATGTGGTGGATGCTTCATCTAAGTGTGCCAAAGTTCaattttatttcttgtttatttcttgttttcTTATTGGAAAATGGGAGCAGCTCTGCCCTGGCAACAAAAGTAGGCtatttgcatactcttctgtgaTTGGCTTGAACATTGATGGGCTTGCCAAATCACACTGTATCTTCTTGGTGATAGGCTATGCTAATTAGGTGCTGTTGCTGGGATTCTGAATAGTGGTGGGATTCTGTGTGGCTGTGGTGCATTGTGTTGCCTGGCAAGAGATGCTGATATATGAGCAAGCTCCTTATAATTATCACAAAAAAGGACAGATTTCTCTGATCAAACATTTCTGCACTTGAAATCAAATTTCCACTGTagccatttctgttttttttttttttttttttttttttttttttttttgataatgtaAAGAAAACCGTCTTATTTTGTGTAGTTATATTGCATGACtcactgtgttttttattttagttttatttgttaatgCCTTGAATGTTCTGTCATTTCCCTTAATGGAACATGTGTCTTAATTCTTTCAAACAAAATTGCAgacatacatatacatttttacattgctACTGTACTGTTTTGCATTATTTCTACTGCTTCAAGCCCATACTTAAATATGGTTTAGCCCTCCTAAAGCAGAGAAAAAGGATTGTCTTAATAACCTGAAAGAGGTTTGCTGTTCAAAGGATCACAGGGGGAGAGGGGAATTTTGTTCTAACACACACTAATTTAGCTTAAATTTCCTCCAGGGGGAGAGACCTCAGCATGCAAACCCTCGTCTGTCCGGCTTGCACCCTCTCTTTCTTTCCATGCTGCTGGTCTTCAGATGGCTGCTCCCATGCCTCATTCGCACCAGCAGTACAGTGACTGTCACCAGCAGAGTACAGACCAGTCTGTCACTGTACTGCCGTACAGTGATCAGACACAAGCACTCACTGCCAGCCAGGTACTGAATGCCCTGCTTCTGTTTGTGCACCCTGAATAATTATAGATGAAGCATACCCAGTGTTTGCATTTTGTTAAATTAGATTTTGATTAATACcctgggccagacagaatctgcagacatttttaatgctgtttctgtgcagaattttgtacaaaatctataaaattgtggaatgattttgagagtatacTAGTAATTATCTCTACACATGTTTTTTCAGCAAAATTATAGCAAATCTTTCAGATatgtactaaaagacagaaaatataactTTACAGAACTGAATTGTACATTAATCATATACACTAGGGCTGcccaatatatcatttcagcatcgatattgcaatgtgagcGTCATCAATAGTCCCATCACAAAGCTATGCAATGTTGAATCTGAATTATAGTCGGCCAGGAGATACAGAATTGCATTTAATCGCTATATTTATGTGGAATTAATATGAATGTTCTgcaatttttgtcttgtttctagtacaaatgtctacatttcaaagcataaGCAaggttattttaaaattattataaggaaaaacttttaatttttgagtatttcttcTGACAGTGAAAGCTAAACAATAATTATACTTTGTCTAAATTGTATGTTATTTGGACTACAAATGAGACAAAACAAAGGAAGACGAGCATTATTTTTGCattgttatttttacaatttcttaACTAAATACTGCTAGACTTCCCAgaaagtaatacaaaaaaaaaaaagaaagtaattcAAACTATCTTGTAAAACTGTTTTCATTTCACAATTTTTAATCACAGAAAACTAAAATATTTCAGTATCAGATTTTTCCATTATCGTGCAGTCTcaatataaacatttgcattttcaATATTATTACAGAAAATTTCAGAAAAACGATTAAAAACAAGATTGAATATTGAATGGCATTACCTATTCAATTTGTTTCCCTGTGTTTATTGCAGAGGCACATGCCCCAGTGCTTTCGTGACCCCACTTTAGCTCCTCTGAGGAAGCTGTCCATAGACCTGATCAAAACCTACAAACACATCAATGAGGTAAAGTTCATTTTACTGctgtccacatttttttttatgatccTTACTATAATAGTGCACTAAATAGTTGAACATTTGTACCTCAGTATTCTTTTAGGAAGTTCTTAGATTTATAAATAAGACTGTTATAAGTACAGCAATGCTCAAGGAGTTTTATTTTGACTGATCCTGATTGTATAGGTGTATTATGCAAAAAAGAAACGACGGCATCAACAGGGTCAAGGTGAGGACTCCAGCCACAAGAAAGAAAGGAAAGTCTTTAATGATGGCTATGATGACGAGAACTACGATTACGTTGTCAAGAATGGGGAAAAATGGATGGACCGCTATGAAATCGACTCTTTGATTGGAAAAGGGTCATTTGGACAGGTATTTTTTAATCACTGGGAtagtttcatatttatttagaaaaattttTGAATTCATCGTTTCACAGTTGTTTGATTATCTGATACGAAAATTATTGTTGCGtgaatgctatttttttttttaggttgtaaAAGCCTACGACCGAGCTGAGCAAGAGTGGGTAGCTATTAAGATCATCAAGAACAAGAAGGCCTTTCTGAATCAAGCTCAAATTGAAGTACGACTTCTCGAGCTCATGAACAAACATGACACAGAGATGAAATACTATATTGGTAAGGAATTGTACTGAAAAGTATTGCATTAAATTGCAAGATCTTTACAAATGCTGCTATTTAACATATAAATGTCCTTATGTTTCTCTCCTCAGTGCACTTGAAACGGCACTTCATGTTCCGGAATCATCTTTGCTTAGTATTTGAAATGCTGTCCTACAATTTGTATGACTTGTTACGAAATACGAACTTCAGAGGTGTTTCTTTGAATCTGACACGGAAGTTTGCCCAGCAGTTGTGTACAGCACTACTGTTTCTCGCTACACCTGAGCTCAGCATCATCCACTGTGACTTAAAGCCAGAGAACATCCTGCTATGTAACCCCAAGAGAAGTGCCATCAAAATAGTGGATTTTGGGAGCTCCTGCCAACTGGGACAAAGGGTATCGTGAATCATTGTATTTATTGTGGAGGAAAAAGAATGGTGCAGAGATTACCTCAGTGTTCttgaagtatttttatttttcctcttcCATCAGATATATCAGTACATCCAGAGTCGATTCTACCGCTCCCCTGAAGTGTTATTGGGAATGCCATATGACCTGGCCATAGATATGTGGTCTCTGGGCTGTATTCTGGTGGAAATGCACACAGGAGAACCTTTATTTAGTGGAGCCAATGaggtaatgaattattattacccAAATCCCTAAACTTCACAAATGTCAACTTTTAGGATTGACAGTCACTATTTAAATGTGGAAATGAATTCcctaaaaaaaatgtgtgtattgaTATGTGCACAGAATTATGGGGTAATGCCATAGTTGACTGACTCTACAAAATTTAAACTGACAGTTACAGGACTCAATTATTTACCATAACATTGcttatcattttaaatgaaattccaTCAGGTGGACCAAATGAACAAAATTGTTGAAGTACTTGGGATCCCACCCAATCACATTATGGACCTAGCACCAAAAGCCAGGAAGTTTTTTGAAAAGCTGTCAGATGGAACATGGAGTATTAAGAAGACCAAAGATGGAAAAAGGGTATGTGCTGCTAATATTTTAAAGAGAAATTACCATCAGGTGATTTCTGCTGGAATGCTTGTTATTTTTCTTGTAAGTGCTAGAGTGTCTCTCTGCTTTTCTGCAAGCAGTACAAACCTCCGGCATCTCGAAAGCTCCATGCCATCTTGGGAGTGGAATGCGGTGGACCAGGTGGTCGTCGGGCGGGAGAATCTGGCCACGCAGTAGCTGACTACTTGAAGTTCAAGGACCTCATTCTCAGAATGCTGGACTATGACCCCAAGACGCGGATTCAGCCCTACTATGCCCTCCAGCACAGTTTCTTCAAGAAAACGACGGATGAAGGAACCAATACAAGCAGTAGTGTGTCAACAAGTCCTGCACTTGAGCAGTCGCAGTCATCAGGGACCACTTCTAGTACATCCTCAAGCTCAGGTGCTGCTACCCGTTCTGtgttctaaactttttttttttaaacaatatctcCTAAACCTTTAAATACAAACCCGTTATGTGCCCTGACAACACATTCTGGCAACTTACTTTTAAGAACTATCATTGCTGGAAAATAACAATAACCATGAAGAAAAAATAGAGacaaatttttaaatttgtttataacaTTAAGAAAATGTTAAGGAAAAAATATCAGAAATTAGCAGCATTGAGCCCTACCCAGACCTTTGATGCACTGTAATTAATGCAATCTAGTCAGTAGGGCTGGGGGATTTGGCtttaaatcaaaatctcgattaactgaatattttaacttgattacgattaataatgataatgattttttttatgataatgaaataaaaaaataataatttactgacCCACAGCGCTTTCCTGTTGCCAtgcatgtgtgcttcagtgtgctgtttgtgttttgCAATAGCACTTCTGAAACGCTATGTGTCGTCACAAcgtatagttacatttttgagaggtgcgcaggTATGCAACCGTGCGAAGGCTGCACTGGACCATATGCATGCACTTGACGTAAAAGTATAATCAGTCTTAACATagtggggtcacgtgactccacacgcaGTGAggaaattaatcgaaaaaaattgacctattaaaataaaatcgaTTATAGATTCTAAATATCGatcttggtttttttttttcgattaattgtccAGTCCTACCAGTCAGCCTCTTTTTGCTTTCAAAGTACACAATTATTCCTGTGTGCGAACCAGTGTGCGGGTAAACCATGCTCTGAAAACTGGCTTGATCATTGTAGTGTCTCTGAGTGAAGCTAAACACTGTTTGTTTGCCTTATTTCCAGGAGGATCATCTGGAACAAGCACCAGTGGCAGAGCAAGATCCGATCCAACTCACCACCATCGGCACAGCAGCGGGCATTTCGGCACAGCTATGCCAGCCATAGACTGTGACAACCTGTGCCCTCAGGTGAGCCCCTGTGGCTTCTCTTGTCAAGTGGTTAAAGCGATTCAGAGTTTGACCTTTCTCACCGAACAGTGCTTTTTTCTGTTTCTGGTTTGTGCAGGCGAGACAGCCTTATCATCCACCAGTTGTATGGCCTGGAATCGTAGGACCAGAACCTGTCACTGTAGAGACTCATCCAGTCCAGGAAACCACTTTTCATGTGCCTCCCCAGCATCCCAAGGCATTGCACCCccatcaccatcaccaccaccatcatcaccaccaccacggACAGGTCATTGCAACGCGACCACGGCCACGACTCTACAACTCGCCCACCAACAGCGCCTCCACCCAGGATTCCATGGAGGTGGTGCACGGTCATCTGTCCATGACATCTCTGTCTTCCTCAGCATCCTCTTCCTCCACATCTTCCTCTTCCACAGGAAACCACGGCAACCAGGCTTACCAGCTCCGCCATCTTCCTGCCAACACCCTGGACTTTAGCCAAAACGGAAGTTTAAGTATGAGTATGGGTTTGGGTGCCTTCTCAAATCCCCGCCAAGAGACTGGTATGGCTGGAAATCCCACGTACCCCGTTGCCACAAACACAGGAACTGGTCACTTTATAGCAGAGGGACACCTGGGCATGAGACAAGGCATTGATAGGGAAGATTCTCCAATGACTGGAGTCTGTGTTCAGCAGAGCTCGATGGCCAGCTCGTGACTTTAGCTGaaattggtttgttttgttttctgtgtgatttttttttttttgtttgtttcttttgtttgtttgttttttttttaatggtggtgttttcattttctgttttttcaaaAGGTGCATAGAGAATAAAAGCTGCTCACTTCAGATATCACTGAACCGCTACAAATTGAagagtatttaaaaacaaaagtctATATGTATTTCCATCATTTTCCGTTGTCGATTTCTAGATGAGTTCGTAATGCAGCAGATAACCATAGTGGAACTGCCCATTCACTCAACTGCATACAGTACTTGTTCACCATCTGTTTCATCTAGATTTGTTTTAGTTGTCCCTTTTTTTCATTCAATACAGTGAGCATTTCAGAGCTGTGAGCTGTCGTACAGCTTTTTATATGTAAAGCAATGCAAAACATTTGTTTAGTTCAAACAAGTGAAACATTGGACATTATCATTTGGCTGGTCGTTCTTTTCTTTACCCTTTAAGTGAAACTTCTCTAAAGAGCTGTGTGTTTAAACCTGTAGCGTGTCAAGGAAGCAGTACTTGCAGTGATATTTCGTGTTGTCGGTATCGTGTAACTCTTGGAGCGGGGCACTGAGCTGCTGAGCTCCGCTGGTGTTGGGTCccgagacagacagacagacaggcaggtgCAGTACTCTTCAGGCCTGGAGGACCGGCCGGCTTCGACTACGTACAGCAGCTGAGGAGGAGGAGATAATGATGGAGGTGTGCTGAGGAGGGGAGCAGATCCGGATCCAGGTGGATTTGGGGGCTGCTGTCGAGAACCCTTTGGCCTTATGACTTTTGGACCTTGACTGAAAAGGAGCTGGACTTTATCATTAAACAGAGATATGATGGCTGTCCTCTATTTTTCACGTTTAAAGAAAGAGTCCTTAATCGGTTAGTGAAGCTGAACGAGAATCATTATTCAGAGGCCTTTATTTAGCAAAGATTTTTCTCTTTTAAAGGACTCCAAATTGCAGGGTCTTGCTCAAACGTCCCTAATATGACTTCCTAAAATTGCCGAAGTGGGATTTCACATAGAAAGTATTCATTTCTCATTgattggcttgtttttttttttcctttcccgTCAAGCATGTGGTTTCTATTGGAAAAACATCTGCATAAATTTGCCTCTTtgtgttgaacacagaagatatGTAATGAGATTTATGTGACTGCCTTTTTTCTCCTCTTGAATTATGCTGTGAATCTTACACCAATTACTTTATTATGACCgtctttctatttttttcttgtcCTTTTTTTTTGATATACCAAAGCTGTTGTTTTTTATAGCACTAGGTGTCTGTAAGAAATAATGTAGCAGTTCACCACTTCAGCCCGAGCCTCATCAGAGTCCATTTTAGTCTGtacacactctctctcaaacTGAAACGTTTGCTGAACTTTGTTTTAATGTTAACGAAATACTGAAATCGGTTTAATATATGGAAAAACCTCCCTGATTTGTTAcccttttccttttgtttttgctGTCAAGGGGAGGGAAGAGGGACACTGACGGTTACTCTGCAGGCTACAGAGTAGCTGAGAGCTCATACAAATGTATTCCGAGGAGagaaaagtgttttgttttatatttacctGGTCTATCAGTCAGTGATGCTGCCTTTTATACCTAATTTGATGAACATGCTAATTTCTACCTTTTTAAATCTAAGTGGctacttaaatttatttattcaggcAGTCTACTGTAGCTACTGTGACCTCTGCGTCTGAGTTGAATTTGTTAGCCAGTGATTGCTTGCCTCAGATGTAGTATTGAAAGGGAAGCGCTGCCACACAGACACTGGGCACATGCATGTTTCTGAAGAGGAGAAGTGTTCATAGTCACGTTAAGGATAGCTATGCTCACTCTCGTCTTTATATCAGAGGCTGTGAgccccccccccaccaccaccaccacctagCTTCTCACTTTAGGTCTCAATTGAATTCTTCAGAGAAGCCCTAGTTGGCTCAATTACAGACAGTGGGACACTATCCTGCCGGAAAGCGTGTGGTGTTCACTCTTTTCCTTTAGCGAAGACGTCACTTTCAGACAGAATCATGTTTTTGGTATATTTCTTTCAACAGCTAGTGGAAATCTGAAGAAAAGGGGTTTACCTGAATGTTAGTTAAAGATGTTTTTGCCTATATATAAAACATTGGAGTGCTGTTTGCTGGCGTCGACATAAACATTCCAAATATCAAAATCTTAACAAAATGGCAGAAACTTTTAAAAGAGTGCACCTGTTTCAGCTGTTACTAAATGAGGTCTGATTTAGTGCAGTTTTCATGAAATGCAGCCCCTTTTTAATAGTTGAAATagaatttatgtatatatttatatttttttaaataaaggaagTATAGAACTCACTACATTGCTCCTGCTGGTATGTCAATTACATTGCCATCTGTTTGCTTACCTGTTTATTCCCCCttgcattttcttttaaaatcccTCCTTGTCTTGGTCGATGGACCAAATTTGCTTTTAGTCAGATGCATTTGACATCAACAGGACAACATTAAAGGTAGGGCTTATGACTTGTACCGAAGGAATCTTTTCACAGGGTAtgacgcatgtgtgtgtgtccacacTTTTTATAATGCTCATGGTTTGCTAGGTCTGTTTCTCCCCTTTTCTTAGAAATGCATTCTAGGTAATTGTCACTGATACACAAGATCATGTTTTTTAATTCAACATTCTTCTGCCTTCTGATTATTATTTTTGAGTTTTCATATTTTCTTGACCCTTTTCATGCAACATGCACTATATAATTGAACAGCATGGGGAAAGGATAAGTGTCCACAGATTGTAAGCTCTAGTCAAGACTTTGCTGTGTATATGAAAATGCCCTTTGTATTATATTCAAACAGTCTTATGtatgatatataaaaaataacttaattgACGCGCTCTtggctttttttctttattccatGGCTTGTTGCTTCACCACATCGAATCTAAACATTTCATTATAAACCTGTTAAAATAGTTGCTGCGGATTATCAAATCAATACACCAAAaaatcaaaaactcaaaaataaatTGGCGGATATTAAACTTTTTCAGTCAGTAAGTGGATGTTTAAGTGGCGGGAATTCTGATAAATATTGCgcggctcgttggtctaggggtatgattctcgcttcgggtgcgagaggtcccgggttcaaatcccggacgagcccaccttttttttttacttccgaATATGAATTTGCTTTGACCTCACATGGTTCAAAATAAATGCTACGTGCTCAACTCCGACTGAAATATACGTCGTTTTGCTTACAAAGAACCATTGATCTAAATACAGAGATCAGACTAGTTTGATTCTCCGTCATGGCACTGTGTTCGGTTCTTTCGAACAGTTCATTGGTTCAGATTCAGTGATTCTTTACGTCACGATGTAATTATGAAATCACGCGCTGCATGCCGCTATGACAATGAAGAAAAGTAACACTTTTAAacctctgttaaataaaatttggCTTTTTAGTggttataactttttaaatgaattaactgttaattaaaaaaataatgttaaccTACAATGTTCAATGCTTACTTATTTCTTAACAACAGCACTGTACACAAACaataaacattcaaaaataaaagtaaaattaaagttataATTCATACCTCTACCTATAATAAAAGCTTTATTACTCAATTTTACACAGTAAGCTGCCTGCACACAACCCCAAAATTTAAACTTCAAATTTAGTACCACCCGTAATGAACTGTTTcaacaataaaacacatttatacaGCATCAAATGCTAATGGAAAACACCAGTGTttctttaattgtcactttaactCTCTAAGAGTCGAGCACTGTCATATAAATAACATGAATGTCCTAGAAAACACCGGCAGGTAAGTGTTTTAAAGCAAtgctctcaaactcaattcctggagggccgcagctctgcatattAGCTCCagccacctccaactcacacctgcttgaCAGTctctagtcttgaacaccttgattatttggatcagctgtgtttgattagggttggagcaaaactgcagagctgcaagcctccaggaattgagtttgaggccTGATTTAAAGAAAATTGTGCATATTTGTGATTACTGCAATCCTTATTATATTAGCGTTACTTAATGATCACTCATCAGTACGATTCCATCTTTCCTATTGTAGATTAAATATTGGATAATGTGGGGTAATCTCAAATCATCTTACTAGTAAGTTGAGGACAGAGATGGCCAAGTTGCCGTCATGTCAATCGCTGCCAAACTAAATGTATCAAACAAGCTTGTGCTGA is part of the Danio rerio strain Tuebingen ecotype United States chromosome 15, GRCz12tu, whole genome shotgun sequence genome and encodes:
- the dyrk1ab gene encoding dual-specificity tyrosine-(Y)-phosphorylation regulated kinase 1A, b isoform X1; protein product: MAAPMPHSHQQYSDCHQQSTDQSVTVLPYSDQTQALTASQRHMPQCFRDPTLAPLRKLSIDLIKTYKHINEVYYAKKKRRHQQGQGEDSSHKKERKVFNDGYDDENYDYVVKNGEKWMDRYEIDSLIGKGSFGQVVKAYDRAEQEWVAIKIIKNKKAFLNQAQIEVRLLELMNKHDTEMKYYIVHLKRHFMFRNHLCLVFEMLSYNLYDLLRNTNFRGVSLNLTRKFAQQLCTALLFLATPELSIIHCDLKPENILLCNPKRSAIKIVDFGSSCQLGQRIYQYIQSRFYRSPEVLLGMPYDLAIDMWSLGCILVEMHTGEPLFSGANEVDQMNKIVEVLGIPPNHIMDLAPKARKFFEKLSDGTWSIKKTKDGKRYKPPASRKLHAILGVECGGPGGRRAGESGHAVADYLKFKDLILRMLDYDPKTRIQPYYALQHSFFKKTTDEGTNTSSSVSTSPALEQSQSSGTTSSTSSSSGGSSGTSTSGRARSDPTHHHRHSSGHFGTAMPAIDCDNLCPQARQPYHPPVVWPGIVGPEPVTVETHPVQETTFHVPPQHPKALHPHHHHHHHHHHHHGQVIATRPRPRLYNSPTNSASTQDSMEVVHGHLSMTSLSSSASSSSTSSSSTGNHGNQAYQLRHLPANTLDFSQNGSLSMSMGLGAFSNPRQETGMAGNPTYPVATNTGTGHFIAEGHLGMRQGIDREDSPMTGVCVQQSSMASS